The Vicia villosa cultivar HV-30 ecotype Madison, WI linkage group LG1, Vvil1.0, whole genome shotgun sequence genome includes a region encoding these proteins:
- the LOC131636490 gene encoding plant intracellular Ras-group-related LRR protein 1-like, translating into MDPNPGTFPILSYVMSRLQSFRSPTHHDSKSEFNPEQPQSSDHSSSPSSIVGQMPNLTDPKLLASMTQAISDVSQARSVLKLIGDRPTHEEVDTAKAKLIDLEAHLLRQLEEIVSLPRPPEIDEQHWRAHITERETQCRDSAEKEKRVYKSLLQRDEMHDAYEKLLKDAETRLVKIYEEDDGGNGNDGDAGEDEGGEHVKRMLQEAREKNVERVDLKGQRLKALPEAFCQISSLVVLNLSTNQLVVIPDTISGLQNLEELNVSTNLLKSLPDSIGFLHKLKILNVSGNKLTSLPDSISQCRSLVELDASFNSLSYLPTNIGFELQKLQKLLISLNKIRSLPSSVCEMKSLRHLDAHFNELHGLPNAIGKLTSLEILNLSSNFSDLQELPETFGDLSNLKELDLSNNQIHTLPDTFGRLHSLIKLNLEQNPLELPPMEIVNEGVQVIKSYMAKRWIELLAAEEERNKTNEMQDQGQSAWLTRSASWLKNVSGNVTEYIGSTMSPKARSPRSPRDNFLNQEL; encoded by the exons ATGGATCCCAACCCGGGGACATTCCCCATTCTCTCCTACGTCATGTCCCGTCTCCAATCTTTCAGATCTCCAACCCATCATGATTCCAAATCCGAATTCAATCCCGAACAACCACAATCTTCAGATCATTCATCTTCTCCTTCATCAATCGTAGGCCAAATGCCGAATCTCACCGACCCGAAATTATTGGCCTCCATGACCCAAGCCATCTCAGACGTCTCCCAGGCCCGATCAGTCCTCAAACTCATCGGCGACCGGCCCACACACGAGGAAGTCGACACCGCGAAGGCCAAACTGATCGACCTCGAGGCACATTTATTGCGCCAATTGGAGGAGATCGTGAGCCTCCCTAGGCCGCCTGAGATCGACGAACAACATTGGCGGGCTCATATTACGGAAAGAGAGACGCAATGTAGAGACTCTGCTGAAAAGGAGAAGCGTGTTTATAAGTCGCTGTTGCAAAGAGATGAGATGCATGATGCTTATGAGAAGCTTCTGAAGGATGCGGAGACAAGGCTTGTGAAGATTTATGAGGAGGATGATGGTGGTAATGGTAATGACGGTGATGCGGGCGAGGATGAAGGTGGAGAGCATGTTAAGAGGATGTTGCAGGAGGCACGTGAGAAAAATGTCGAGCGAGTGGATCTTAAGGGACAACGCTTGAAAGCCTTGCCTGAGGCCTTTTGCCAGATTTCTTCCTTGGTGGTGCTCAATCTCTCCACTAATCAGCTTGTG GTGATTCCTGACACAATATCTGGATTGCAAAATCTTGAGGAGCTTAATGTCTCTACCAATCTCTTGAAGTCACTTCCAGATTCAATTGGCTTCTTACATAAGTTGAAAATCCTCAATGTCTCTGGAAATAAGTTGACATCCCTTCCTGATTCCATCAGCCAGTGCAG ATCGTTGGTGGAGCTGGATGCAAGCTTTAATAGCCTATCATATTTGCCAACAAACATCGGATTCGAATTACAGAAATTACAGAAGCTCCTGATTAGTTTAAACAAGATACGATCCCTTCCCTCGTCTGTTTGTGAAATGAAGTCATTGCGCCATCTAGATGCTCACTTTAACGAACTCCACGGCCTCCCTAACGCAATCGGGAAATTGACTAGTCTTGAAATTCTCAATCTGAGTAGTAACTTCAGTGACCTTCAAGAATTACCAGAGACTTTCGGCGATCTGAGTAACCTCAAGGAACTGGATCTTAGCAACAATCAAATTCACACACTTCCAGATACGTTTGGTCGCCTTCATAGTTTAATCAAGCTAAACTTGGAGCAGAACCCTCTTGAATTGCCACCTATGGAGATTGTAAATGAAGGTGTCCAAGTCATTAAGTCTTACATGGCTAAGAGGTGGATTGAGTTATTGGCGGCTGAGGAAGAGAGGAATAAGACGAATGAGATGCAAGATCAAGGACAGAGTGCTTGGTTAACCCGAAGTGCCTCTTGGTTGAAAAATGTTTCTGGAAATGTAACTGAGTATATTGGAAGTACCATGTCCCCGAAAGCGAGATCTCCGAGATCTCCCAGAGATAATTTTCTTAATCAGGAACTATGA